In Macaca nemestrina isolate mMacNem1 chromosome 11, mMacNem.hap1, whole genome shotgun sequence, a single window of DNA contains:
- the LOC105473914 gene encoding serine protease 56 isoform X2, with translation MLLAVLLLLPLPSSWFAHGHPLYTRLPPSTLQVLSAQGTQALQAAQRSAQWAINRVAMEIQHRSHECRGSGRPRLQAPLQDPPEPGRCGERRPSTANVTRAHGRIVGGSAAPPGAWPWLVRLQLGGQPLCGGVLVAASWVLTAAHCFVGAPNELLWTVTLAEGPRGEQAEEVPVNRILPHPKFDPQTFHNDLALVQLWTPVSPGGPARPVCLPQEPQEPPAGTACAIAGWGALFEDGPEAEAVREARVPLLSADTCRRALGPGLRPSTMLCAGYLAGGVDSCQGDSGGPLTCSEPGPRPREVLFGVTSWGDGCGEPGKPGVYTRVAVFKDWLQEQMSSSSSREPSCRELLAWEPPQELQADTARLCAFYARLCPGSQGACARLAHQQCLQRRRRCELRSLAHTLLGLLRNAQELLGPRPGLRRLAPALARPAPALQDSPRHPARELRLHSGSRAAGTRFPKWRPEPRGEANGCPGLEPLRQKLAALQGAHAWILQVPSEHLAMNFHEVLADLGSKTLTGLFRAWVRAGLGGRHVAFSGLVGLEPATLARSLPRLLVQALQAFRVAALAEGEPEGHWMDVGQGPGLERKGHHPLNPQVPPARQP, from the exons ATGCTGCTGGCTGTGCTGCTACTGCTACCTCTCCCAAGTTCATGGTTTGCTCACGGGCACCCACTGTACACGCGCCTGCCCCCCAGCACCCTGCAAG TTCTGTCGGCCCAGGGGACTCAGGCGTTGCAGGCAGCCCAGAGGAGTGCCCAGTGGGCAATAAACCGAGTGGCGATGGAGATCCAGCACAGATCGCACGAGTGCCGAG GATCTGGGCGCCCCAGGCTTCAAGCTCCCCTCCAGGACCCACCTGAGCCAG GGCGGTGCGGCGAGAGGCGCCCGAGCACTGCCAACGTGACGCGGGCCCACGGCCGCATCGTCGGGGGCAGCGCGGCGCCGCCCGGGGCCTGGCCCTGGCTGGTGAGGCTGCAGCTCGGCGGGCAACCTCTGTGCGGCGGCGTCCTGGTAGCGGCGTCCTGGGTGCTCACGGCAGCGCACTGCTTTGTGGG CGCCCCGAATGAGCTTCTGTGGACTGTGACGCTGGCCGAGGGGCCCCGGGGGGAGCAAGCGGAGGAGGTGCCAGTGAACCGCATCCTGCCCCACCCCAAG TTTGACCCGCAGACCTTCCACAACGACCTGGCCCTGGTGCAGCTGTGGACGCCGGTGAGCCCGGGGGGGCCGGCGCGCCCCGTGTGCCTGCCCCAGGAGCCCCAGGAGCCCCCTGCCGGCACCGCCTGCGCCATCGCGGGCTGGGGGGCCCTCTTCGAAG ACGggcctgaggctgaggcagtgagaGAGGCCCGTGTTCCCCTGCTCAGCGCCGACACCTGCCGAAGGGCCCTGGGGCCCGGACTGCGCCCCAGCACCATGCTCTGCGCCGGGTACCTGGCGGGGGGCGTTGACTCGTGCCAG GGTGACTCGGGAGGCCCCCTGACCTGTTCTGAGCCTGGCCCCCGCCCTAGAGAAGTCCTGTTCGGAGTCACCTCCTGGGGGGACGGCTGCGGGGAGCCAGGGAAGCCTGGAGTCTACACCCGCGTGGCCGTGTTCAAGGACTGGCTCCAGGAGCAGATGAGCT CCTCCTCCAGCCGCGAGCCCAGCTGCAGGGAGCTTCTGGCCTGGGAACCCCCCCAGGAACTGCAGGCAGACACCGCCCGGCTCTGCGCCTTCTATGCCCGCTTGTGCCCGGGGTCCCAGGGCGCCTGTGCGCGCTTGGCGCACCAGCAGTGCCTGCAGCGCCGGCGGCGATGCG AGCTGCGCTCGCTGGCGCACACGCTGCTGGGCCTGCTGCGGAACGCCCAGGAGCTGCTCGGCCCGCGCCCGGGACTGCGGCGCCTGGCCCCCGCCCTGGCTCGCCCCGCTCCAGCGCTCCAGGACTCTCCCCGGCACCCTGCCCGCGAGCTGCGGCTGCACTCAG GATCGCGGGCTGCAGGCACTCGATTCCCGAAGTGGAGGCCGGAGCCGCGCGGAGAAGCCAATG gCTGCCCTGGGCTGGAGCCCCTGCGACAGAAGTTGGCTGCCCTGCAGGGGGCCCATGCCTGGATCCTGCAGGTCCCCTCGGAGCACCTGGCCATGAACTTTCATGAG GTCCTGGCAGATCTGGGCTCCAAGACACTGACCGGGCTCTTCAGAGCCTGGGTGCGGGCAGGCTTGGGGGGTCGGCATGTGGCCTTCAGTGGCCTGGTGGGCCTGGAGCCGGCCACACTGGCTCGCAGCCTCCCCCGACTGCTGGTGCAGGCCCTGCAGGCCTTCCGCGTGGCTGCCCTGGCAGAAGGGGAGCCCGAGGGACACTGGATGGATGTAGGGCAGGGGCCTGGACTGGAGAGGAAGGGGCACCACCCACTCAACCCTCAGGTACCCCCCGCCAGGCAACCCTGA
- the LOC105473914 gene encoding serine protease 56 isoform X1, with protein sequence MLLAVLLLLPLPSSWFAHGHPLYTRLPPSTLQVLSAQGTQALQAAQRSAQWAINRVAMEIQHRSHECRGSGRPRLQAPLQDPPEPGRCGERRPSTANVTRAHGRIVGGSAAPPGAWPWLVRLQLGGQPLCGGVLVAASWVLTAAHCFVGAPNELLWTVTLAEGPRGEQAEEVPVNRILPHPKFDPQTFHNDLALVQLWTPVSPGGPARPVCLPQEPQEPPAGTACAIAGWGALFEDGPEAEAVREARVPLLSADTCRRALGPGLRPSTMLCAGYLAGGVDSCQGDSGGPLTCSEPGPRPREVLFGVTSWGDGCGEPGKPGVYTRVAVFKDWLQEQMSSASSSREPSCRELLAWEPPQELQADTARLCAFYARLCPGSQGACARLAHQQCLQRRRRCELRSLAHTLLGLLRNAQELLGPRPGLRRLAPALARPAPALQDSPRHPARELRLHSGSRAAGTRFPKWRPEPRGEANGCPGLEPLRQKLAALQGAHAWILQVPSEHLAMNFHEVLADLGSKTLTGLFRAWVRAGLGGRHVAFSGLVGLEPATLARSLPRLLVQALQAFRVAALAEGEPEGHWMDVGQGPGLERKGHHPLNPQVPPARQP encoded by the exons ATGCTGCTGGCTGTGCTGCTACTGCTACCTCTCCCAAGTTCATGGTTTGCTCACGGGCACCCACTGTACACGCGCCTGCCCCCCAGCACCCTGCAAG TTCTGTCGGCCCAGGGGACTCAGGCGTTGCAGGCAGCCCAGAGGAGTGCCCAGTGGGCAATAAACCGAGTGGCGATGGAGATCCAGCACAGATCGCACGAGTGCCGAG GATCTGGGCGCCCCAGGCTTCAAGCTCCCCTCCAGGACCCACCTGAGCCAG GGCGGTGCGGCGAGAGGCGCCCGAGCACTGCCAACGTGACGCGGGCCCACGGCCGCATCGTCGGGGGCAGCGCGGCGCCGCCCGGGGCCTGGCCCTGGCTGGTGAGGCTGCAGCTCGGCGGGCAACCTCTGTGCGGCGGCGTCCTGGTAGCGGCGTCCTGGGTGCTCACGGCAGCGCACTGCTTTGTGGG CGCCCCGAATGAGCTTCTGTGGACTGTGACGCTGGCCGAGGGGCCCCGGGGGGAGCAAGCGGAGGAGGTGCCAGTGAACCGCATCCTGCCCCACCCCAAG TTTGACCCGCAGACCTTCCACAACGACCTGGCCCTGGTGCAGCTGTGGACGCCGGTGAGCCCGGGGGGGCCGGCGCGCCCCGTGTGCCTGCCCCAGGAGCCCCAGGAGCCCCCTGCCGGCACCGCCTGCGCCATCGCGGGCTGGGGGGCCCTCTTCGAAG ACGggcctgaggctgaggcagtgagaGAGGCCCGTGTTCCCCTGCTCAGCGCCGACACCTGCCGAAGGGCCCTGGGGCCCGGACTGCGCCCCAGCACCATGCTCTGCGCCGGGTACCTGGCGGGGGGCGTTGACTCGTGCCAG GGTGACTCGGGAGGCCCCCTGACCTGTTCTGAGCCTGGCCCCCGCCCTAGAGAAGTCCTGTTCGGAGTCACCTCCTGGGGGGACGGCTGCGGGGAGCCAGGGAAGCCTGGAGTCTACACCCGCGTGGCCGTGTTCAAGGACTGGCTCCAGGAGCAGATGAGCT CAGCCTCCTCCAGCCGCGAGCCCAGCTGCAGGGAGCTTCTGGCCTGGGAACCCCCCCAGGAACTGCAGGCAGACACCGCCCGGCTCTGCGCCTTCTATGCCCGCTTGTGCCCGGGGTCCCAGGGCGCCTGTGCGCGCTTGGCGCACCAGCAGTGCCTGCAGCGCCGGCGGCGATGCG AGCTGCGCTCGCTGGCGCACACGCTGCTGGGCCTGCTGCGGAACGCCCAGGAGCTGCTCGGCCCGCGCCCGGGACTGCGGCGCCTGGCCCCCGCCCTGGCTCGCCCCGCTCCAGCGCTCCAGGACTCTCCCCGGCACCCTGCCCGCGAGCTGCGGCTGCACTCAG GATCGCGGGCTGCAGGCACTCGATTCCCGAAGTGGAGGCCGGAGCCGCGCGGAGAAGCCAATG gCTGCCCTGGGCTGGAGCCCCTGCGACAGAAGTTGGCTGCCCTGCAGGGGGCCCATGCCTGGATCCTGCAGGTCCCCTCGGAGCACCTGGCCATGAACTTTCATGAG GTCCTGGCAGATCTGGGCTCCAAGACACTGACCGGGCTCTTCAGAGCCTGGGTGCGGGCAGGCTTGGGGGGTCGGCATGTGGCCTTCAGTGGCCTGGTGGGCCTGGAGCCGGCCACACTGGCTCGCAGCCTCCCCCGACTGCTGGTGCAGGCCCTGCAGGCCTTCCGCGTGGCTGCCCTGGCAGAAGGGGAGCCCGAGGGACACTGGATGGATGTAGGGCAGGGGCCTGGACTGGAGAGGAAGGGGCACCACCCACTCAACCCTCAGGTACCCCCCGCCAGGCAACCCTGA
- the LOC105473913 gene encoding acetylcholine receptor subunit delta isoform X2, producing the protein MGGADAGPSQRDGMEGPVLTLGLLATLAVCGIWGLNEEERLIRHLFQEKGYNKELRPVAHKEESVDVTLALTLSNLISLGWTDNRLKWNAEEFGNISVLRLPPDMVWLPEIVLENNNDGSFQISYSCNVLVYNYGFVYWLPPAIFRSSCPISVTYFPFDWQNCSLKFSSLKYTAKEITLSLKQDAEENRTYPVEWIIIDPEGFTENGEWEIVHRPARVNVDPRAPLDSPSRQDVTFYLIIRRKPLFYIINILVPCVLISFMVNLVFYLPADSGEKTSVAISVLLAQSVFLLLISKRLPATSMAIPLIGKFLLFGMVLVTMVVVICVIVLNIHFRTPSTHVLSEGVKKLFLETLPELLHMSRPAEDGPSPGALVRRSSSLGYISKAEEYFLLKSRSDLMFEKQSERHGLARRLTTARRPPASSEQAQQELFNELKPAVDGANFIINHMRDQNNYNEEKDSWNRVARTVDRLCLFVVTPVMVVGTAWIFLQGVYNQPPPQPFPGDPYSYDVQDKRFI; encoded by the exons ATGGGAGGGGCAGATGCAGGTCCCAGTCAGAGGGATGGGATGGAGGGGCCAGTGCTGACACTGGGGCTGCTGGCCACCCTGGCGGTGTGTG GCATCTGGGGGCTGAACGAGGAGGAGCGGCTGATCCGGCACCTGTTTCAAGAGAAGGGCTACAACAAGGAGCTCCGGCCCGTGGCACACAAAGAGGAGAGTGTGGACGTCACCCTGGCCCTCACGCTCTCCAACCTCATCTCCCTG GGCTGGACAGACAACCGGCTGAAGTGGAATGCTGAAGAATTTGGAAACATCAGTGTCCTGCGCCTCCCCCCAGACATGGTGTGGCTCCCAGAGATTGTGCTGGAGAACAA CAATGATGGCTCCTTCCAGATCTCCTACTCCTGCAACGTGCTTGTCTACAACTACGGCTTTGTGTACTGGCTGCCACCTGCCATCTTCCGCTCCTCCTGCCCCATCTCTGTCACCTATTTCCCCTTCGACTGGCAGAACTGCTCCCTCAAGTTCAG TTCCCTCAAGTACACGGCCAAAGAGATCACCCTGAGCCTGAAGCAGGATGCCGAAGAGAACCGCACCTACCCCGTGGAGTGGATCATCATTGACCCTGAAGGCTTCACAG AGAACGGGGAGTGGGAGATAGTGCACCGGCCGGCCAGGGTCAACGTGGACCCCAGAGCCCCTCTGGACAGCCCCAGCCGCCAGGACGTCACCTTCTACCTCATCATCCGCCGCAAGCCCCTATTCTACATCATCAACATCTTGGTGCCCTGTGTGCTCATCTCCTTCATGGTCAACCTGGTCTTCTACCTACCGGCCGACA GTGGTGAGAAGACATCAGTGGCCATTTCTGTGCTCCTGGCTCAGTCCGTCTTCCTGCTGCTCATCTCCAAGCGGCTGCCCGCCACATCCATGGCCATCCCCCTTATCGGCAA GTTCCTGCTCTTCGGCATGGTGCTGGTCACCATGGTTGTGGTGATCTGTGTCATCGTGCTCAACATCCACTTCCGAACACCCAGCACCCATGTGCTGTCTGAGGGGGTCAAGAAG CTCTTCCTGGAGACCCTGCCAGAGCTCCTGCACATGTCCCGCCCAGCAGAGGATGGACCCAGCCCTGGGGCCCTGGTGCGGAGGAGCAGCTCCCTGGGATACATCTCCAAGGCTGAGGAGTACTTCTTGCTCAAGTCCCGCAGCGACCTCATGTTTGAGAAGCAGTCAGAGCGGCACGGGCTGGCCAGGCGCCTCACCACTGCAC GCCGGCCCCCAGCAAGCTCTGAGCAGGCCCAGCAGGAACTCTTCAATGAGCTGAAGCCAGCTGTGGATGGGGCAAACTTCATTATTAACCACATGAGGGACCAGAACAATTACAATGAG GAGAAAGACAGCTGGAACCGAGTGGCCCGCACAGTGGACCGCCTCTGCCTGTTTGTGGTGACGCCTGTTATGGTGGTGGGCACAGCCTGGATCTTCCTGCAGGGCGTTTACAACCAGCCACCGCCCCAGCCTTTTCCCGGGGACCCCTACTCCTACGACGTGCAGGACAAGCGCTTCATCTAG
- the LOC105473913 gene encoding acetylcholine receptor subunit delta isoform X1: MGGADAGPSQRDGMEGPVLTLGLLATLAVCGIWGLNEEERLIRHLFQEKGYNKELRPVAHKEESVDVTLALTLSNLISLKEVEETLTTNVWIEHGWTDNRLKWNAEEFGNISVLRLPPDMVWLPEIVLENNNDGSFQISYSCNVLVYNYGFVYWLPPAIFRSSCPISVTYFPFDWQNCSLKFSSLKYTAKEITLSLKQDAEENRTYPVEWIIIDPEGFTENGEWEIVHRPARVNVDPRAPLDSPSRQDVTFYLIIRRKPLFYIINILVPCVLISFMVNLVFYLPADSGEKTSVAISVLLAQSVFLLLISKRLPATSMAIPLIGKFLLFGMVLVTMVVVICVIVLNIHFRTPSTHVLSEGVKKLFLETLPELLHMSRPAEDGPSPGALVRRSSSLGYISKAEEYFLLKSRSDLMFEKQSERHGLARRLTTARRPPASSEQAQQELFNELKPAVDGANFIINHMRDQNNYNEEKDSWNRVARTVDRLCLFVVTPVMVVGTAWIFLQGVYNQPPPQPFPGDPYSYDVQDKRFI, from the exons ATGGGAGGGGCAGATGCAGGTCCCAGTCAGAGGGATGGGATGGAGGGGCCAGTGCTGACACTGGGGCTGCTGGCCACCCTGGCGGTGTGTG GCATCTGGGGGCTGAACGAGGAGGAGCGGCTGATCCGGCACCTGTTTCAAGAGAAGGGCTACAACAAGGAGCTCCGGCCCGTGGCACACAAAGAGGAGAGTGTGGACGTCACCCTGGCCCTCACGCTCTCCAACCTCATCTCCCTG AAAGAAGTTGAGGAGACCCTCACTACCAATGTGTGGATAGAGCAC GGCTGGACAGACAACCGGCTGAAGTGGAATGCTGAAGAATTTGGAAACATCAGTGTCCTGCGCCTCCCCCCAGACATGGTGTGGCTCCCAGAGATTGTGCTGGAGAACAA CAATGATGGCTCCTTCCAGATCTCCTACTCCTGCAACGTGCTTGTCTACAACTACGGCTTTGTGTACTGGCTGCCACCTGCCATCTTCCGCTCCTCCTGCCCCATCTCTGTCACCTATTTCCCCTTCGACTGGCAGAACTGCTCCCTCAAGTTCAG TTCCCTCAAGTACACGGCCAAAGAGATCACCCTGAGCCTGAAGCAGGATGCCGAAGAGAACCGCACCTACCCCGTGGAGTGGATCATCATTGACCCTGAAGGCTTCACAG AGAACGGGGAGTGGGAGATAGTGCACCGGCCGGCCAGGGTCAACGTGGACCCCAGAGCCCCTCTGGACAGCCCCAGCCGCCAGGACGTCACCTTCTACCTCATCATCCGCCGCAAGCCCCTATTCTACATCATCAACATCTTGGTGCCCTGTGTGCTCATCTCCTTCATGGTCAACCTGGTCTTCTACCTACCGGCCGACA GTGGTGAGAAGACATCAGTGGCCATTTCTGTGCTCCTGGCTCAGTCCGTCTTCCTGCTGCTCATCTCCAAGCGGCTGCCCGCCACATCCATGGCCATCCCCCTTATCGGCAA GTTCCTGCTCTTCGGCATGGTGCTGGTCACCATGGTTGTGGTGATCTGTGTCATCGTGCTCAACATCCACTTCCGAACACCCAGCACCCATGTGCTGTCTGAGGGGGTCAAGAAG CTCTTCCTGGAGACCCTGCCAGAGCTCCTGCACATGTCCCGCCCAGCAGAGGATGGACCCAGCCCTGGGGCCCTGGTGCGGAGGAGCAGCTCCCTGGGATACATCTCCAAGGCTGAGGAGTACTTCTTGCTCAAGTCCCGCAGCGACCTCATGTTTGAGAAGCAGTCAGAGCGGCACGGGCTGGCCAGGCGCCTCACCACTGCAC GCCGGCCCCCAGCAAGCTCTGAGCAGGCCCAGCAGGAACTCTTCAATGAGCTGAAGCCAGCTGTGGATGGGGCAAACTTCATTATTAACCACATGAGGGACCAGAACAATTACAATGAG GAGAAAGACAGCTGGAACCGAGTGGCCCGCACAGTGGACCGCCTCTGCCTGTTTGTGGTGACGCCTGTTATGGTGGTGGGCACAGCCTGGATCTTCCTGCAGGGCGTTTACAACCAGCCACCGCCCCAGCCTTTTCCCGGGGACCCCTACTCCTACGACGTGCAGGACAAGCGCTTCATCTAG